The Lewinellaceae bacterium genome includes a region encoding these proteins:
- a CDS encoding nucleoside triphosphate pyrophosphohydrolase family protein, with amino-acid sequence MEKLDALNQVAAFHRTFKHPVEPNPIIPSEKRCNLRVALLSEELNELKKAIEDKDLVEIADALCDLQYVLSGAVLEFGLGEKFKALFDEVQRSNMSKTCHTLEEAEATQKHYKATRGFESFIEKSGDHYLVYRKEDRKTLKSINYSPADLEKILGE; translated from the coding sequence ATGGAAAAACTCGACGCACTTAACCAGGTAGCAGCCTTTCACCGGACCTTTAAACATCCCGTCGAACCCAACCCCATCATTCCTTCCGAAAAACGCTGCAACCTGCGTGTGGCTCTGCTCTCGGAGGAGCTCAACGAACTCAAAAAAGCCATTGAAGATAAAGATCTTGTGGAGATCGCCGATGCCCTTTGTGATCTCCAGTATGTTTTGTCCGGTGCCGTACTCGAATTCGGCCTCGGGGAAAAATTCAAGGCCCTTTTCGACGAAGTTCAGCGTTCCAACATGAGCAAAACATGCCATACCCTTGAGGAGGCCGAAGCTACACAAAAACATTACAAAGCAACGAGAGGATTTGAAAGTTTTATCGAAAAATCCGGGGATCACTACCTCGTTTATCGCAAGGAAGATCGTAAGACTTTAAAATCCATCAACTACTCGCCTGCGGACCTGGAAAAGATTCTGGGGGAATAA
- a CDS encoding glycosyltransferase family 4 protein gives MNHKDHSLTFVVPPPASFHSGGNLYNAFLIEALKEEGVACSLTEPEKLTTGNKGTVFWDSLFLGRLEYLDSSASNWLIVHHLESLYPPEGFSSAQWFEQEERRLLEQFDGFLVSSPFTAAYLRGKNLGDQDILVIEPALLFELETPKRQVKSIRALMVANLQERKGIFPFLEALAVHEPGFDFSLTIAGSAAMEPGYAKKCMDFMESEPNLGGKVFYEGAKTPQEIRALYWEANLFISTAFMETYGMALQEAAATGLPLLVMKGGNAGNHVIEGQNGLVFETIPQLVQELNVLAKDLKKLSWLGENAARLAKNNHYSWKDAAKLLINHLK, from the coding sequence ATGAATCATAAGGATCATTCGTTGACTTTTGTGGTGCCACCACCGGCGTCCTTCCATTCCGGGGGGAATTTGTACAATGCTTTCCTCATCGAAGCTTTGAAGGAAGAAGGGGTGGCTTGTTCTCTGACGGAACCGGAAAAACTAACTACAGGAAATAAAGGCACTGTCTTTTGGGACAGCCTTTTCCTGGGTCGGCTGGAATATCTCGATTCTTCTGCCAGCAATTGGCTTATCGTTCATCATCTCGAAAGTCTTTATCCTCCTGAAGGCTTTTCATCTGCGCAATGGTTTGAGCAGGAGGAACGCCGGTTGTTGGAGCAATTTGACGGTTTTTTGGTAAGTAGCCCTTTTACAGCGGCATATCTCCGGGGAAAAAATTTAGGGGATCAGGACATCCTGGTGATCGAGCCAGCCCTTCTATTTGAGCTTGAAACGCCAAAACGACAAGTTAAATCCATCCGGGCTTTAATGGTGGCGAACCTGCAGGAAAGAAAAGGAATATTCCCTTTTTTGGAGGCCCTCGCTGTTCATGAACCTGGTTTTGATTTTTCGTTGACCATCGCCGGCAGTGCAGCTATGGAGCCTGGTTACGCAAAAAAGTGTATGGACTTTATGGAAAGCGAGCCCAACCTTGGAGGCAAGGTTTTTTATGAAGGAGCCAAAACTCCGCAGGAAATCCGGGCATTGTATTGGGAGGCAAACCTTTTTATTTCAACGGCTTTCATGGAAACTTACGGCATGGCACTGCAGGAAGCCGCAGCCACCGGTCTTCCTTTACTTGTGATGAAGGGGGGCAATGCAGGCAATCACGTCATTGAAGGTCAAAATGGACTTGTTTTCGAAACCATCCCCCAATTGGTGCAGGAATTAAATGTGTTGGCGAAAGATTTAAAAAAATTATCATGGCTGGGAGAAAATGCAGCCCGGCTTGCCAAAAACAACCATTATTCCTGGAAAGATGCCGCAAAACTCCTGATCAATCATCTAAAATAA
- a CDS encoding 6-carboxytetrahydropterin synthase, with translation MYSIKIRQHIMIAHSFAHPGFGPAQKMHGATYVVDVSFFAEALNEMAVVIDIALAHEVLKEVLTPLNYQNLDELPQFKGQLTTTEFLAKYIHDKVTEGVIEFFSGKIKVTLGESHVAWAAYES, from the coding sequence ATGTACAGTATAAAAATCAGGCAACATATCATGATTGCCCATTCATTTGCCCACCCGGGGTTCGGCCCGGCTCAAAAGATGCATGGAGCCACTTATGTGGTGGATGTAAGTTTTTTTGCGGAAGCACTGAACGAAATGGCTGTAGTCATTGATATAGCCCTCGCTCATGAGGTGCTGAAGGAAGTGCTGACGCCACTGAATTATCAGAATCTGGATGAGTTGCCCCAGTTTAAAGGACAACTGACCACAACGGAATTTTTGGCCAAATATATTCACGACAAGGTGACAGAAGGGGTTATTGAATTCTTTTCTGGTAAAATAAAAGTCACTTTAGGGGAATCTCATGTGGCCTGGGCAGCTTATGAATCATAA
- a CDS encoding zinc-binding alcohol dehydrogenase → MISSLWHESAHHSALRQEKKKRVAEGMLEVESLYSLISTGTERLVAKGEVPDSARQAMKVPYMRGDFSFPVKYGYSLVGEVTTAGPYKGKMVHILHPHQSGCLVDETAVFVIPEGVPAKRATLASNLETVVNAIWDAGLNVGDKVLVAGFGMIGALLSRVIAMIPAVDLVVLEKDEKKRLLGKSMGFDIVEDISMQEFDLAFNTTSSGAALQQCIESVGREGKVVELSWYGTKEVVLHLGGDFHYQRKQIISSQVSQIPASRRARWDYKRRKETVFKLLQSSDFDQHISDVIAFDHAPAFFKQLRSGTFEGLGCCLKY, encoded by the coding sequence ATGATATCATCCTTATGGCACGAGTCGGCACACCACTCAGCACTCCGGCAGGAGAAAAAAAAGAGGGTGGCTGAAGGAATGTTAGAGGTGGAAAGTTTGTATTCTCTCATCAGCACGGGTACAGAAAGACTTGTCGCCAAAGGAGAAGTGCCGGACTCGGCCCGGCAAGCGATGAAGGTGCCCTATATGAGAGGGGATTTTTCCTTTCCGGTGAAATATGGTTATTCCCTGGTCGGAGAGGTGACGACAGCAGGACCGTATAAGGGAAAAATGGTGCATATACTGCATCCGCACCAGAGCGGTTGCCTGGTGGATGAAACCGCTGTTTTTGTCATTCCGGAAGGAGTGCCTGCAAAAAGGGCTACCCTGGCCAGCAATTTGGAAACGGTAGTGAATGCGATTTGGGATGCCGGGCTGAACGTCGGTGACAAGGTGCTGGTAGCCGGTTTTGGAATGATAGGGGCCTTGCTGTCCAGAGTGATTGCCATGATACCGGCGGTGGATCTGGTAGTGCTGGAAAAGGATGAAAAAAAGAGGTTGTTGGGCAAAAGCATGGGATTTGACATAGTGGAAGATATTTCCATGCAGGAGTTTGATTTAGCTTTTAATACAACCTCCAGCGGAGCTGCTTTGCAGCAATGCATTGAGTCGGTCGGAAGGGAAGGGAAAGTGGTGGAATTGAGTTGGTATGGCACAAAAGAAGTCGTGCTCCACCTGGGAGGAGATTTTCATTATCAAAGGAAACAGATCATCAGTTCACAGGTATCTCAAATCCCGGCGAGCCGGCGCGCACGCTGGGATTATAAACGACGGAAGGAGACGGTTTTTAAATTGCTGCAATCTTCCGATTTTGATCAGCATATATCGGATGTGATTGCTTTTGATCATGCTCCTGCATTTTTCAAACAATTGAGAAGCGGTACATTTGAAGGATTGGGCTGTTGTTTGAAGTATTGA
- a CDS encoding RibD family protein, with protein sequence MKDKLWLKLLELKSLIDSYEGKIAFCHILMDGDVSINHLQRIDKKNRSILVLMDEQSALDAGKSTVFSMESHFEIEVKQKGLLKKKHLKFLQIYLPFCFFKLLAISSERAVTVAHFAQTLDGKIATTSGHSRWIGNEENLIHAHRMRALCDAIMVGSGTVKLDQPRLTVRLVPGKDPHRVILGHSCEDFSSLFKACPDRITVIGREDCSFPEGIDYFKMDTGAQQIDSEAILRFLFSRGIYGVYIEGGPRTTSNFIKDKKVDVLQLHLAPMLFGSGIQAINLPHIEQVADGLQFESFRFWKMGDAIMFAGCLV encoded by the coding sequence ATGAAGGACAAGTTATGGCTAAAGCTACTTGAGTTAAAATCACTCATAGATTCCTATGAAGGAAAAATCGCTTTTTGTCATATACTTATGGATGGGGATGTTTCCATTAATCATCTTCAACGAATTGATAAAAAAAACCGCTCAATACTCGTCCTGATGGATGAACAATCTGCTTTGGATGCCGGCAAAAGCACCGTCTTTTCGATGGAGAGCCATTTTGAGATCGAAGTGAAGCAGAAAGGGCTTTTGAAAAAGAAGCATCTGAAGTTCCTGCAAATCTATCTCCCATTCTGCTTTTTTAAATTATTGGCCATTTCCAGTGAAAGAGCGGTCACGGTAGCTCATTTCGCACAAACCCTCGACGGTAAGATCGCCACCACCAGCGGTCATTCCAGGTGGATCGGTAATGAAGAAAACCTCATCCACGCCCACCGAATGCGGGCTTTATGTGACGCGATAATGGTGGGGAGTGGAACCGTCAAGCTCGATCAGCCCCGGCTGACCGTACGCCTGGTGCCGGGAAAAGATCCGCACCGTGTCATTCTGGGGCATTCGTGTGAGGATTTTTCAAGCCTGTTCAAAGCCTGCCCGGATAGGATAACAGTGATCGGTCGGGAGGACTGTTCCTTCCCTGAAGGGATCGATTATTTTAAAATGGATACCGGAGCGCAGCAAATCGATTCAGAGGCCATTTTACGTTTTTTGTTTTCCCGAGGTATTTATGGTGTTTACATTGAAGGGGGCCCCCGGACAACTTCTAATTTTATAAAGGACAAAAAAGTGGATGTGCTTCAGCTACACCTGGCTCCCATGTTATTTGGGTCGGGCATACAGGCCATTAACCTTCCCCATATAGAACAGGTCGCCGACGGGTTGCAATTCGAGTCTTTCCGCTTTTGGAAAATGGGGGATGCCATCATGTTTGCCGGATGCCTTGTTTGA
- the ribA gene encoding GTP cyclohydrolase II: protein MMKKQAEAIIPTPWGEFNMIAFAEKEEEWMPHLALVHKSCDITAGPVLTRVHSECITGDLFGSKRCDCGEQLTMALKMTAEQGGIVLYLRQEGRGIGIINKLKAYNLQDKGFNTVDANLHLGLERDARQYDIAVEMLVSLGIFEIKLLTNNPEKIEAFEKGPVTVTDRIPIIIQPNEDNWGYLKTKQDEMGHLFKL from the coding sequence TTGATGAAAAAACAGGCAGAAGCCATTATTCCTACTCCGTGGGGGGAATTCAATATGATCGCGTTTGCAGAGAAAGAGGAAGAGTGGATGCCACATTTGGCTTTGGTTCATAAATCCTGTGATATTACGGCGGGCCCTGTGCTGACCAGGGTACATTCCGAGTGTATCACAGGGGATCTTTTTGGTTCAAAACGCTGCGATTGCGGAGAGCAACTGACCATGGCTTTGAAAATGACTGCTGAGCAGGGGGGGATCGTTCTTTATTTGAGACAGGAGGGCCGCGGGATTGGAATCATCAATAAATTAAAGGCTTACAATCTCCAGGATAAAGGATTCAATACGGTAGATGCCAATCTTCATCTTGGCCTGGAGCGCGATGCCCGCCAATACGATATTGCTGTTGAAATGCTCGTTTCCCTTGGTATTTTCGAAATTAAACTGTTGACCAATAACCCTGAAAAAATCGAAGCTTTCGAAAAAGGGCCTGTTACCGTTACCGACCGAATACCGATCATCATCCAGCCCAATGAGGATAATTGGGGTTATCTGAAAACCAAGCAGGATGAGATGGGGCATTTGTTCAAATTGTAA